A portion of the Microlunatus phosphovorus NM-1 genome contains these proteins:
- a CDS encoding response regulator has protein sequence MIGVVLADDQALIRGGLRAILDAEPDIDVLAEAANGREAARAAREQCADVVLMDIEMPDVNGIDGIRLTAAARPEAKVLVLTTFDLDEYVFAALKAGASGFLLKTTPPAELAQAIRVCHDGQMLFAPEVTRRLVDSYVRRRPTATGVPEPLQCLTARELDVFLALAKGLSNAEIGARLYLGEATVKTHVTRILAKLGLRDRVQAVVLAYECGAVAPS, from the coding sequence GTGATCGGCGTGGTGCTGGCCGACGACCAGGCTTTGATCCGGGGAGGTCTGCGGGCGATCCTCGACGCTGAGCCCGATATCGACGTCCTGGCCGAGGCGGCCAACGGCCGGGAGGCAGCGCGCGCCGCCCGGGAGCAGTGCGCCGATGTCGTCCTGATGGACATCGAGATGCCCGACGTGAACGGCATCGACGGGATCCGGTTGACCGCGGCTGCCCGGCCGGAGGCGAAGGTGCTGGTGCTGACCACCTTCGACCTGGATGAGTACGTCTTCGCCGCGCTCAAGGCCGGTGCCAGCGGCTTCCTGCTCAAGACGACTCCGCCCGCCGAGCTGGCGCAGGCGATCCGGGTCTGTCACGACGGACAGATGCTGTTCGCCCCCGAGGTGACCCGGCGGCTGGTCGACAGCTACGTCCGCCGTCGCCCGACCGCCACCGGCGTGCCCGAACCGCTGCAATGCCTGACCGCCCGCGAACTGGACGTCTTCCTGGCCCTGGCGAAGGGTCTGTCCAACGCCGAGATCGGCGCGCGGCTGTATCTGGGCGAGGCCACCGTCAAGACCCATGTCACTCGGATCCTGGCCAAGCTCGGTCTCCGCGATCGGGTGCAGGCGGTCGTCCTGGCGTACGAATGCGGTGCGGTCGCTCCCAGCTGA
- a CDS encoding amidohydrolase family protein, with amino-acid sequence MLGADRLHLRGVVLPDGDHRDVWVADGVVRLEPVRDAVNLGGAFMLPGLVDAHCHIGLESQGAVPYEVAEQHALAERRAGALLLRDAGSPADARWIDDREDLPRLIRAGRHIARPKRYLRNYGVEIEPEELVAEVERQVRRGDGWVKLVGDWIDREVGDLAPLWPFETARAAIARAHELGARVTAHVFGEQAVAELVAAGIDGIEHGTGITPEVISMMAERQVALVPTMLQVDNFERYAQQGEARFPRYAAHMRALYARRSETLGAAHDAGVPIYAGTDAGGYLPHGLVAQEMAALSTILGNQGALAAGSWAARRWLGHPDMLTDGAPADFVVFDADPRLDLRVLQAPKYVVLRGRVMEADASNSPRSGPEPGDMR; translated from the coding sequence GTGCTCGGGGCTGACCGACTGCACCTCCGGGGGGTGGTGCTCCCGGACGGGGACCACCGGGACGTCTGGGTGGCCGATGGCGTGGTGCGGCTCGAACCGGTCCGCGATGCCGTCAACCTCGGCGGAGCATTCATGCTGCCCGGGCTGGTCGATGCCCACTGCCACATCGGTCTGGAGTCCCAGGGCGCGGTCCCGTACGAGGTCGCTGAACAGCATGCGCTGGCCGAGCGACGGGCCGGCGCGTTGTTGCTGCGCGATGCCGGCAGCCCGGCGGACGCCCGCTGGATCGACGATCGCGAGGACCTGCCCCGGCTGATCCGCGCCGGCCGGCACATCGCGCGGCCGAAGCGCTATCTGCGCAACTACGGTGTCGAGATCGAGCCGGAGGAACTGGTTGCCGAGGTCGAGCGTCAGGTACGCCGCGGCGACGGCTGGGTGAAGCTGGTGGGGGACTGGATCGACCGCGAGGTGGGCGATCTGGCCCCGCTCTGGCCGTTCGAGACCGCCCGCGCAGCCATCGCCAGGGCCCATGAGCTCGGTGCCCGGGTGACAGCCCACGTCTTCGGTGAGCAGGCTGTCGCGGAGCTGGTGGCGGCCGGGATCGACGGTATCGAGCACGGGACCGGCATCACCCCCGAGGTCATCTCGATGATGGCCGAGCGTCAGGTGGCGCTGGTGCCGACCATGCTTCAAGTGGACAATTTCGAGCGCTATGCACAGCAGGGCGAGGCGCGGTTTCCGCGCTATGCGGCGCATATGCGGGCGCTCTATGCGCGCCGGTCGGAGACCTTGGGTGCCGCGCATGACGCCGGCGTGCCGATCTATGCCGGCACCGATGCCGGCGGCTATCTCCCGCACGGTCTGGTCGCGCAGGAGATGGCGGCGTTGTCGACGATCCTCGGCAACCAGGGTGCCCTGGCCGCCGGATCGTGGGCGGCGCGGCGTTGGCTCGGGCATCCGGACATGCTGACCGACGGCGCGCCCGCCGACTTCGTGGTGTTCGATGCAGATCCCCGACTCGATCTGCGCGTTCTCCAGGCCCCGAAGTACGTCGTCCTTCGTGGCCGGGTCATGGAGGCGGATGCGTCAAACTCACCCCGATCTGGCCCAGAACCCGGCGATATGCGGTGA
- a CDS encoding alpha/beta fold hydrolase has product MAAVGLMPIVPAYADTPADDTTPVTETVLKVRGTPESDGNPVTLDASLFTTKPGVPQPAILLAHGFGGTKADSAPIAQQLARRGYTVLTYTARGFGDSGGLIHLGNPTYEGRDAVRMIDAAATQPEVAKEGDDPVIGVAGASYGGAAALLAAGLDQRVDAIVPAFTWHSLTQALVPQYAVSASQVSLAAIDPADDVGVFKQRWAGVFFLSGLADGAPSQNGGGRSPLCGRFANDLCQEYLQTALTGTPSPGLVNVLDRSSMSRVLSRITAPTLIVQGESDTLFTLDQADANFRGLPTSTPAAMTWVAGGHDGGIDLDALLPQLEGWFDRYLKHDESGNAAPTFSAVVPATALLGNDQGRREPTSITAADYPGRDGGTLARLAVPLTGGTQDVVSPPGGVPTAMTTLPGGGSAAAGAAAAGAAYPLAVLPGQTAVFTSDVLTEPLTLLGSGRVRLEVTSTTTSATVFVGLWDLGPDVAPATPEPGSGSGQPTPENSAEASQPTSLVPQTAVLPQSVVAPVQLHALTPDQPTTVEVALPAVAHQVPIGHRLRVVVSSTDAAYANRKDGTVYQIGLAGTPQLTVPQLPTVQVVSQGLDVPLPLVLVVSGLVVAAILGAVLLRRRERSGVVREELRATPLVVENLAKTYGGGVRAVDGVSFRAESGQVVGLLGPNGAGKTTVLRMLVGLIRPDSGMVFVHGESVSEGSEVLREVGAFIEGPGFLPHLTGRQNLDAYWEVTGRPLDEAQLESALAVAGLGEAIDRRVRGYSQGMRQRLGIAQAMLGKPPLLLLDEPANGLDPPQINAMRTVLHDYAATGRTVVVSSHLLSEVEQTCTHVVMMSGGKVVLTGSVVELTQDHTVSLEHVFLDMLAGADR; this is encoded by the coding sequence GTGGCCGCTGTCGGCCTGATGCCGATCGTGCCGGCCTACGCAGACACCCCGGCTGACGACACGACACCGGTGACCGAGACCGTGCTGAAGGTCCGCGGCACGCCGGAGTCGGACGGGAATCCGGTCACGCTGGATGCCTCGCTGTTCACCACCAAGCCGGGAGTGCCGCAGCCGGCCATCCTCTTGGCCCATGGGTTCGGCGGCACCAAGGCCGACAGTGCTCCGATCGCGCAGCAGTTGGCCCGGCGGGGCTACACCGTCCTCACCTACACCGCACGAGGGTTCGGCGACTCCGGCGGTCTGATCCACCTCGGCAACCCGACCTACGAGGGCCGTGATGCAGTCCGCATGATCGATGCCGCTGCCACCCAACCCGAGGTCGCCAAGGAGGGCGACGATCCGGTGATCGGCGTCGCCGGGGCCTCGTACGGTGGCGCGGCAGCACTGCTCGCGGCCGGCCTGGATCAGCGAGTCGACGCGATCGTGCCGGCCTTCACCTGGCACTCGCTGACCCAGGCGCTGGTGCCCCAGTATGCGGTCAGCGCCTCGCAGGTCTCGCTCGCCGCCATCGACCCGGCCGATGACGTGGGGGTCTTCAAGCAGCGCTGGGCCGGAGTGTTCTTCCTCAGCGGCCTGGCGGACGGAGCGCCATCGCAGAACGGTGGCGGACGTTCCCCGCTGTGTGGCCGATTCGCCAACGACCTGTGCCAGGAGTATCTCCAGACCGCGCTCACCGGCACCCCGTCGCCAGGACTGGTCAACGTGCTGGACCGCTCCTCCATGAGCCGAGTGCTGTCCCGGATCACCGCGCCGACCCTGATCGTCCAGGGCGAGTCGGACACCCTCTTCACCCTTGACCAAGCCGACGCCAACTTCCGCGGGCTGCCGACCTCGACCCCGGCGGCGATGACCTGGGTGGCCGGTGGTCACGACGGCGGGATCGACCTCGATGCCTTGTTGCCGCAGCTGGAGGGTTGGTTCGACCGCTACCTGAAGCATGACGAGTCGGGGAACGCCGCGCCCACCTTCAGTGCAGTGGTCCCGGCCACGGCTCTGCTCGGCAATGACCAGGGTCGCCGGGAGCCGACCAGCATCACGGCCGCGGACTATCCCGGACGGGACGGCGGCACGCTGGCCCGGCTGGCTGTGCCGTTGACCGGTGGGACCCAAGATGTGGTGTCGCCGCCGGGCGGCGTACCCACGGCAATGACCACGCTGCCTGGCGGTGGCTCGGCGGCGGCCGGTGCCGCGGCAGCCGGGGCGGCGTATCCGCTGGCCGTGCTGCCCGGACAGACGGCCGTCTTCACCAGCGACGTGCTGACCGAGCCCTTGACACTGCTCGGCAGCGGTCGGGTCCGCCTGGAGGTGACCTCCACCACGACCAGCGCCACCGTCTTCGTCGGCCTGTGGGATCTCGGTCCCGATGTGGCACCGGCTACGCCTGAGCCGGGGTCCGGCTCGGGCCAGCCCACTCCGGAGAACAGCGCCGAAGCCAGCCAGCCGACCAGCCTGGTGCCACAGACGGCCGTCCTGCCGCAGTCGGTGGTGGCACCGGTTCAGCTGCACGCGCTCACACCTGATCAGCCCACCACCGTCGAGGTGGCACTGCCGGCCGTGGCCCACCAGGTGCCGATCGGGCATCGGCTGCGCGTGGTCGTCTCCAGCACCGACGCCGCGTACGCCAACCGGAAGGACGGGACGGTCTATCAGATCGGACTGGCGGGTACGCCGCAGCTGACGGTGCCACAGCTGCCGACCGTCCAAGTTGTGTCGCAGGGCCTGGACGTGCCGCTGCCGCTGGTGCTGGTCGTCTCCGGTCTGGTCGTCGCTGCGATCCTCGGTGCGGTCCTGCTCCGCCGACGGGAGCGGTCAGGTGTCGTACGGGAAGAGCTGCGAGCGACGCCGCTGGTGGTGGAGAACCTGGCCAAGACCTATGGCGGTGGCGTCCGGGCCGTGGACGGCGTCTCGTTCCGGGCCGAATCGGGCCAGGTCGTGGGACTCCTCGGACCCAACGGCGCAGGGAAGACGACGGTGCTGCGGATGCTGGTCGGACTCATCCGCCCCGACTCCGGCATGGTCTTCGTGCACGGCGAGTCGGTCAGCGAAGGGTCCGAGGTGCTGCGTGAGGTCGGGGCCTTCATCGAGGGTCCGGGGTTCCTCCCACATCTGACCGGACGGCAGAACCTGGACGCCTATTGGGAGGTCACCGGTCGCCCGCTGGACGAAGCGCAACTGGAGTCCGCCCTGGCAGTGGCCGGGCTCGGCGAGGCGATCGACCGTCGGGTACGCGGCTACAGCCAGGGCATGCGACAGCGGCTGGGAATCGCTCAGGCCATGTTGGGCAAGCCGCCGCTGCTGCTGCTCGACGAGCCGGCCAACGGGCTGGATCCGCCTCAGATCAATGCCATGCGGACGGTGCTGCATGACTATGCGGCAACCGGCCGGACGGTGGTCGTCTCCAGTCACCTGCTCAGCGAGGTCGAGCAGACCTGCACCCATGTCGTGATGATGTCGGGCGGCAAGGTGGTGCTGACCGGCTCCGTGGTCGAGCTGACCCAGGATCACACGGTCTCGCTGGAGCACGTGTTCCTGGACATGCTGGCGGGGGCAGACCGATGA
- the ffh gene encoding signal recognition particle protein, with translation MFDTLQDRLAATFKNLRGKGRITEADIDETAREIRRALLEADVNLAVVKEFVAAVKERARSTELHAALNPAQQIVKIVNDELVSILGGETRTVRFAKRPPTVIMLAGLQGAGKTTLAGKLALWLKGQGHSPLLVAADLQRPNAVNQLQIVGQRAGVHVFAPEPGNGVGNPIEVAKNSIAEAERRLYDVVIVDTAGRLGIDAELMQQAADIRDAVRPDEVLFVVDAMIGQDAVNTANAFAEGVGFDGVVLTKLDGDARGGAALSIARVTGKPIMFASSGEGQKDFDVFHPDRMASRILGMGDMLTLIEQAEKTFDAEQSAKAAAKLAGQGGEFGLADFLQQMQMVRKMGPLSKVFGMLPGMGQLKDQIANIDEKEIDRIEAIIHSMTPTERDNPKIIDGSRRARIAKGSGTQVSEVNNLVDRFFEARKAMTALASGKMPGIPGMPGMAGRGGPKRQQPKAKKKNARGVSGNPAKRNAPKQVPAAADPGAAFGMPQNMDPAELQKALSDFQLPPELTKRLGK, from the coding sequence GTGTTCGACACTCTGCAGGACCGCCTGGCCGCAACGTTCAAGAACCTCCGCGGCAAAGGCCGCATCACCGAGGCCGATATCGACGAGACGGCTCGGGAGATTCGGCGCGCCCTGCTCGAGGCTGACGTCAACCTGGCGGTGGTCAAGGAGTTCGTGGCCGCGGTCAAGGAGCGGGCACGCTCCACGGAGCTGCACGCCGCGCTGAATCCGGCGCAGCAGATCGTCAAGATCGTCAACGACGAGCTGGTCAGCATCCTGGGTGGCGAGACCCGGACCGTCAGATTCGCCAAGCGGCCGCCGACGGTGATCATGCTCGCCGGTCTGCAAGGTGCAGGCAAGACGACCCTGGCCGGCAAGCTCGCTCTCTGGCTGAAGGGTCAGGGGCACTCACCGCTGCTGGTCGCAGCCGACCTGCAGCGACCCAATGCCGTCAACCAGTTGCAGATCGTGGGTCAGCGGGCCGGCGTCCACGTCTTTGCTCCAGAGCCGGGCAACGGGGTCGGGAACCCGATCGAGGTGGCCAAGAACTCCATTGCCGAGGCCGAACGCCGGCTCTACGACGTGGTCATCGTCGACACCGCCGGCCGGCTCGGCATCGACGCGGAGCTGATGCAGCAGGCCGCGGACATCCGCGATGCGGTACGCCCGGACGAGGTGCTGTTCGTGGTCGACGCCATGATCGGCCAGGACGCCGTCAACACCGCGAACGCGTTCGCCGAGGGCGTCGGCTTCGACGGCGTGGTGCTGACCAAGCTCGACGGCGACGCCCGCGGCGGCGCGGCACTCTCGATCGCGAGGGTGACCGGCAAGCCGATCATGTTCGCCTCCAGCGGCGAGGGCCAGAAGGACTTCGACGTCTTCCATCCCGACCGGATGGCCAGCCGGATCCTCGGCATGGGCGACATGCTCACCTTGATCGAGCAGGCGGAAAAGACCTTCGATGCCGAGCAGTCGGCCAAGGCCGCCGCCAAGCTCGCCGGTCAAGGGGGCGAGTTCGGACTCGCCGACTTCCTGCAGCAGATGCAGATGGTGCGCAAGATGGGGCCGCTGTCCAAGGTGTTCGGCATGCTGCCCGGAATGGGACAGCTCAAGGACCAGATCGCCAACATCGATGAGAAGGAGATCGACCGGATCGAGGCGATCATCCACTCGATGACGCCGACCGAGCGGGACAATCCCAAGATCATCGACGGCTCGCGCCGGGCGCGCATCGCCAAGGGCTCCGGCACCCAGGTGAGCGAGGTCAACAACCTCGTCGACCGGTTCTTCGAGGCACGCAAGGCGATGACCGCGCTGGCCAGCGGCAAGATGCCAGGCATCCCGGGAATGCCCGGCATGGCGGGCCGTGGCGGCCCGAAGCGGCAGCAGCCCAAGGCCAAGAAGAAGAATGCCCGAGGCGTCTCGGGTAATCCGGCCAAGCGGAACGCGCCCAAGCAGGTGCCGGCCGCCGCCGATCCAGGCGCGGCGTTCGGCATGCCGCAGAATATGGATCCGGCCGAGCTGCAGAAGGCGCTCAGCGACTTCCAGCTGCCGCCGGAGCTGACCAAGCGTCTCGGCAAGTAG